Below is a window of Malus domestica chromosome 13, GDT2T_hap1 DNA.
AGAGTACTCTAAAgtttaaaccctagtttttgaaATCATAGTTCGAACCATCTTTCATATTTTGTATCGACAAAGTTTTTGAGTTCGAATATCCGCTATCTCTAACTTACTTTATAACAACAAAAAAGTTGTTACAGTATGACTATGGCGAAGTTCCCGACGGTTGATCAGTGCACATCGGATGGACGGGATAAGCACACGGTGGTCGCCGACATGGACGGGACTTTGCTTAGAGGCCGAAGCTCCTTCCCTTACTTTGCTCTTATTGCCTTTGAGGTTGGTGGGATTCTGAGGCTCCTATTCTTGCTTTTAGTTACACCACTAGCCGGACTCCTCTACTACTTTGTCTCGGAATCAGCCGGAATCCAAGTTCTCATCTTTGCAACGTTTGCCGGCGTTAGGGTTTCGGAGATCGAGTCCGTGGCCAGAGCCGTGCTGCCTAAGTTTTACTCGAGCGATTTGCACCCCGAGTCTTGGCGCGTTCTCTCTGCATGCGAAAAGAGATGTATTCTTACTGCAAATCCGAGGATCATGGTGGAGCCTTTCTTGAAGGATTTTCTTGGATTCGACACGGTTTTGGGGACGGAAGTGGCGACTTATAAGGGTAAGGCTACTGGGTTTGTTTCCCCACCTGGTGTGCTTGTGGGAAAGAAGAAGGCAGATGCTCTTAAGAAGGCTTTTGGAGATGTCCAGCCAGAGATTGGGCTTGGTGATAGGCACACTGACATTCCTTTCATGAAATTATGCAAGGTTCGACAATTTTCATGCTAACTTTTCGTTTTAATTAATActattttgttttaatattaactctcaatcatatatatatatatatatatgcaaattcACTAATATATTCTAAAATATTTCATGCAATAAGACATTTATACAattattctattttttattttattagtgTCATCTaactaaatttaattaaaacatgTAAATGTGAAAAATTGTTGCAGGAGGGTTACATGGTGCCAGCAATACAAGAAGTGGAAGCAGTAACAAATGACAAGCTACCAAAGCCCATAATCTTCCACGACGGCCGTCTTGTCCAAAAGCCAACACCTCTCGTGGCGCTCCTCACCCTCCTCTGGCTCCCCATCGGCTTCTTCCTCGCCTGCCTCCGTATCTCAGCCGGGGCACTCCTCCCCATGTCGCTCGTCTACTATGCCTTCTGGGCCCTCGGCGTCCGCATCACAGTCAAGGGCACCCCACCTCCCGCCCCCAAGAAACTCACCGGCGTCCTCTTCATCTGCTCCCACCGCACCCTCCTCGATCCCATCTTCCTCTCCACCGCCCTCGGCCGCCCCATTCCCGCCGTCACCTACTCCGTCTCCCGCCTCTCCGAGTTCATCTCCCCAATCAAGACCGTCCGCCTCAACCGCGACCGGGCCCTCGACGCCGCCATGATCAAGAAGCTTCTAGAAGAGGGTGACCTGGCAATCTGTCCGGAAGGCACCACGTGTCGGGAACCCTTCCTCCTGAGATTCTCCGCACTTTTCGCGGAGCTGACGGACGAGCTGGTCCCGGTGGCGATGGTCAACAAAATGAGCATGTTCCACGGGACCACCGCACGTGGGTGGAAAGGGATGGACCCGTTCTACTTCTTCATGAACCCGAGCCCGGCGTACGAGGTGACCTTTTTGAATAAGCTGCCGGCGGAGATGACGTGTGGGGCCGGGAAGTCGAGCCATGAGGTGGCGAATTATATTCAGAGGGTTATAGCGGCCAGCCTTTCGTATGAATACACCGGGTTCACCAGGAAGGATAAGTACCGGGCTCTTGCCGGAAATGATGGGACCGTGACTGAGAAGCCGTTGCTCCAACCCAGTAAAGTCATGGGCTGCTAGCTTTATATTTTGGGAATTATTTTTCTAAAGTTTTTAGAACTTTGATTTACTAGCTTATATTTGGGGAAAAAGCTTATTTAAGTATACTTTTTCTAGCCTGGTTAAATGTTTATATAGAAATAAATGGCATGGGAAAGTAGAATGTTTATCAAGAATAAATTATGTATTTGTATTTCCCTATTCTTTGTTTAGAATAATATCAATTAATGAAATATTtcttacttgaaaaaaaaaaaacacctacaAAATGCTTCCCAAAAGAACATTTATCAAAATCACGTTGAAATTCCCCCACCGTCGATATCTtttgaataagaaaaaaaaagcgctaaaatttcatattaaatccaagtactttttaatttttctgttaaacGCTCTTAGCAACGCTTACAATTAGTCATTTTGACACTTTCAAACATATACAATCTCGACATTAGAGGTGTTGTTATTAGTACTAAAAAAAATCCTTGTACAAATATCATTTTATACGTCAATAACACCATccttttaaaaatgaaaaaactaaAACATTTAAGTGAAGATCAAACGGCTATGATAGATTCAATTTATAGGCCAACAGATGGTCATGATAGATCTAAAACAAACAAAGCGAGTCCTCCTACGTGTTTGTAAAATGGTTGCAAAGCATGAGCATATCGTTTCCCCGCCTTTGTCTCCCTCattttcctcttcctcctcccacttcaatctctccctctctctctcactctgcGATCAAAATCATGAAATCATCGCATTGATTTTGTTTCCAGCTTAATTAAGCGTCGTAGAAGAATTAATTAATCGTAATTAACAATGGACTCGACGACGATTTCACATCTTTCACACGGATCGATTTCGTCGAGCATTGGAGACTCGTGGGAGCTTGAAGGCAATCTTCCGCTCAAAGATCGCCTCAAGGCCTTTAAAACCAACCAGTTCGACCCCAACGTCTACGTCACCACCAAATGTCATACCATGAGTGAGAAGGtcccaatctctctctctccctctcttgattttcatatttttcatgaaaataatgCATGGGAATCTTCACAAATTAGGAAAAACAAAATGGGATTTTCGTAATTATGCAATTAATCGTGTTCACTAATAGTTTTAGTGATGCATGGTGAAGAATTTAGAGCTAGTTCTCAGTAATTTATTTTCGAAACTATTTGCCTAGTGAGATAGACTTACATGAAATGGGTTCATCGGTACCATGACATTCGGAACTATTTGTATATATGGAGTGTATTAGTGGTTTGGGACACTGTGGTAGCGGTGAACACGTTCCACCTAAGTCCAAATCCTGCAGCACAACAAACAAGGTCTTACAGTTTATAGGTTGGTGATGATGACAGGAAATAAAGCACCTCCACTCTTACCTTGTTGACCTGAAGAAGGCGTCTGCAGAGGAAATGCGTAAAAGTGTTTACGCTAATTATCCGGCATTTATCCGGTGAGTGAGCACaattttctttgaatgtaaTGGCGATGATTTTTTAATAAACGTGAATTAGGCCAGTTGCTTAATCATGAAGGTATTTCCGACTTCTTGCAATTGGGTTTCAATTTCCTCACCCCTTATATTGGAACTTTAGAATTTTCATAACATATTACACCATGAAAGTGTTTGTATTGGTTCATTTGCAGTACATCGAGGGAAATCACTGAACTTGAGGGACAACTCCTTTCCATGAGAAATCTCCTCTCTAGTCAGGCAACTTTAGTTCACGGTTTATCTGATGGAACTCGAGTTGATTCATTGTCCACTGGCAACGAAGATTTAAATGACGAGGACATATTAGTAGAAAGTAAGGAACTTTCTGAGATTGAGAACTGGTCAGGAGAATTCGAGGACACCCTCGAGGTTCTATTGGCCGAAAGAAGAGTGGATGAAGCGTTAACTGCCTTGGACGAAGGTGAACGCATAGTGCAACAAGCTAAGGACAGGAATAAATTAACCTCAGCTGCATTCTTGTCACTGCAGACTACCATCACTGAACAGAGGCAAAAATTGATGGATCAGCTGGCAGAGACAATGAGTCAACCTTCCACGCGTATCGTTGAGCTTCGCCCAGCTGTTCTAGCTCTCAAAAAGCTCGGGGATGGTCCCCGTTCACACACGTTGCTGCTCAATGCTCACCATCAAAAGTTGAAGTCTAATATGCAAGGTCTTAGCTTATCTAGCACTTCATATGGCGGAGCATATATCGCTGCGCTTTCTCAACTGGTCTTCTCAAGCATTGCGCAAGCGGCAAGTGACTCCCTGGCAGTTTTCAGTGAGGAGCCCGCTTATACATCTGAACTTGTCACTTGGGCAGTCAAACAGACCGAGGCTTTTGCTCAGCTCCTAAAAAGGCATGTTCTGGCTTCATCAGCAGCTGCCGGGAGTCTAAGAGTTGCCGCAGAGTGTGTTCATATATGCTTGGGACACTGTTCGCTATTAGAAGATCGCGGGTTGTGCCTCTCTCCTGTCTTATTGAAACATTTCAGGCCAGTCCTTGAGCAGGCATTGTACTCCAACTTGAAAAGAATTGAACAGAGCAGTGCTGCATTAGCTGCTGCTGATGATTGGATGCTTCTTTATCCACCGGTAGGCTCACGCCTTATGGGTTCGACTTCATCTCTTACTACTATGAGCCAAAACCAGCCAAAGCTTTCAAGCAGTGCTCACAGATTCAATTCAATGGTTCAGGTGATCATTGATCTCACTTTTACTTTAGTACTTCTTCTGAGATTTCCAACTTAATTCAATTTGTCACTATCACGGCGTTAGGAAAACGAGATGGCAATGGCATAATTTTGACTATGCAGATAGCTTCTGAACTACTAATTTGTGCTAATAATATCTAATGGATTTAGGAACTTCTCGAGGATATGGTG
It encodes the following:
- the LOC103451890 gene encoding exocyst complex component EXO84A, whose protein sequence is MDSTTISHLSHGSISSSIGDSWELEGNLPLKDRLKAFKTNQFDPNVYVTTKCHTMSEKEIKHLHSYLVDLKKASAEEMRKSVYANYPAFIRTSREITELEGQLLSMRNLLSSQATLVHGLSDGTRVDSLSTGNEDLNDEDILVESKELSEIENWSGEFEDTLEVLLAERRVDEALTALDEGERIVQQAKDRNKLTSAAFLSLQTTITEQRQKLMDQLAETMSQPSTRIVELRPAVLALKKLGDGPRSHTLLLNAHHQKLKSNMQGLSLSSTSYGGAYIAALSQLVFSSIAQAASDSLAVFSEEPAYTSELVTWAVKQTEAFAQLLKRHVLASSAAAGSLRVAAECVHICLGHCSLLEDRGLCLSPVLLKHFRPVLEQALYSNLKRIEQSSAALAAADDWMLLYPPVGSRLMGSTSSLTTMSQNQPKLSSSAHRFNSMVQELLEDMVPLETLQLDGPALEGILQAFNSYVTILMNAVPGSAETEENLEGSRHKLVRMAETEAQQLALLANASLLADELLPRAAMKLLPLQQGQQANRPMETPKRSSDRGNRVPEPSREWKRRLQRSVEQLRDSFCRLHALDLIFTEDGDTRLNAQMYTSMDGNLDPEWFPSPILQELFTKLTTLANLATDIFVGRERFATILLMRLTETVILWLSDDQNFWAEIEGPNPLGPLGLQQFYLDMEFVLLFTSQGRYLSRNLHQVIKNIIARAIDAVTATGIDPYSVLPEDDWFAEVAQIAIKMLTGKANFSNVEQDVTSPNQSARSSHGSETGFSQHYRE
- the LOC103451891 gene encoding glycerol-3-phosphate acyltransferase RAM2-like, which gives rise to MTMAKFPTVDQCTSDGRDKHTVVADMDGTLLRGRSSFPYFALIAFEVGGILRLLFLLLVTPLAGLLYYFVSESAGIQVLIFATFAGVRVSEIESVARAVLPKFYSSDLHPESWRVLSACEKRCILTANPRIMVEPFLKDFLGFDTVLGTEVATYKGKATGFVSPPGVLVGKKKADALKKAFGDVQPEIGLGDRHTDIPFMKLCKEGYMVPAIQEVEAVTNDKLPKPIIFHDGRLVQKPTPLVALLTLLWLPIGFFLACLRISAGALLPMSLVYYAFWALGVRITVKGTPPPAPKKLTGVLFICSHRTLLDPIFLSTALGRPIPAVTYSVSRLSEFISPIKTVRLNRDRALDAAMIKKLLEEGDLAICPEGTTCREPFLLRFSALFAELTDELVPVAMVNKMSMFHGTTARGWKGMDPFYFFMNPSPAYEVTFLNKLPAEMTCGAGKSSHEVANYIQRVIAASLSYEYTGFTRKDKYRALAGNDGTVTEKPLLQPSKVMGC